In Desulfurobacteriaceae bacterium, the following proteins share a genomic window:
- the pilB gene encoding type IV-A pilus assembly ATPase PilB — MLSKADEAKLRDFIVSQLNLPRTLVDGKEDWIKAILDANAATEEELLELLSKFFKVPAVDLRKVQISSDVIKIVPRATAEKFLLIPFGKSGPILKVAMSDPSDIQTREKIRFSTGHRVQPYVAIPFRIKEKLQEVYGEAEEEVFSSLSEELLKKDLSKEIEAETVPHEENVVSLDNIKALATQAPIVRLVNAIIAEALRRGTSDIHIEPFEKELRVRYRIDGILQVVGKYPPEIKEAVAARFKVMSNLDIAEKRLPQDGRMRVKFKGRDIDFRVSTVPTVFGEKIVLRVLDKGNLRLDLTQLGLEEREFNLLVKAIKSPYGMILVTGPTGSGKTTTLYSSLLTINTPEVNIMTAEDPVEYNLYGINQVQVRHDIGLDFARVLRAFLRQDPDVIMVGEIRDKETAEIAIESALTGHLVISTLHTNDAPSTVTRLVDMGIEHFLISSSLILVVAQRLARKICPKCKEPYQYPPEVLREVGFSEEEILKIQTYKGKGCDHCGGSGYKGRVALYEVLEMTPKLREAVIKGKNTDELREIARAEGMRTLREIGLIKIAKGVTTPEEVLRVTRDT, encoded by the coding sequence ATGCTAAGCAAAGCAGATGAGGCAAAACTAAGGGACTTTATAGTCTCTCAGCTAAACCTTCCAAGAACACTTGTTGATGGAAAAGAAGACTGGATAAAAGCCATACTTGACGCTAATGCAGCAACGGAAGAAGAACTCTTAGAACTTTTGTCAAAGTTTTTTAAGGTACCAGCTGTAGATCTTAGAAAAGTTCAAATTTCAAGTGATGTAATAAAGATTGTTCCAAGGGCTACTGCAGAAAAGTTCCTTTTGATTCCTTTTGGAAAGTCAGGACCTATCCTAAAAGTTGCAATGTCTGACCCTTCAGATATACAAACAAGAGAAAAAATTAGGTTTTCAACAGGACATAGAGTTCAACCTTACGTTGCTATTCCATTTAGGATAAAGGAAAAGTTACAGGAAGTTTATGGAGAAGCAGAAGAAGAAGTCTTTTCTTCCTTAAGCGAAGAACTTTTGAAAAAGGATCTAAGTAAAGAAATAGAAGCGGAAACCGTTCCTCACGAAGAAAACGTTGTATCTCTCGATAACATTAAAGCCTTAGCTACTCAGGCCCCAATAGTAAGGTTGGTAAACGCCATAATTGCAGAAGCTTTAAGAAGAGGAACAAGTGACATCCATATTGAGCCTTTTGAGAAGGAATTAAGAGTAAGATACAGAATAGATGGTATTTTACAAGTAGTTGGTAAATATCCTCCTGAAATAAAAGAGGCGGTAGCTGCAAGATTTAAAGTAATGAGCAACCTTGATATAGCTGAGAAGAGACTTCCACAAGACGGAAGAATGAGAGTCAAGTTCAAAGGTAGAGATATTGACTTTAGGGTTTCTACTGTTCCAACTGTTTTTGGAGAGAAGATCGTTTTAAGGGTTCTTGATAAAGGAAACTTGAGGCTTGACCTTACCCAACTTGGGCTTGAAGAGAGGGAATTTAACCTCCTTGTAAAAGCTATAAAATCTCCTTACGGAATGATACTCGTTACTGGACCAACAGGTTCTGGTAAGACGACAACCCTTTACTCTTCTCTTTTAACAATTAACACTCCTGAAGTTAACATAATGACAGCCGAAGACCCGGTTGAATATAACCTTTACGGGATAAACCAGGTTCAGGTAAGACACGACATAGGTTTGGATTTTGCGAGAGTTTTAAGAGCTTTCTTGCGTCAAGACCCAGATGTCATAATGGTTGGTGAGATCCGTGATAAAGAAACAGCAGAGATCGCCATAGAATCTGCTCTTACCGGACACTTGGTTATTTCTACCCTCCACACCAACGACGCTCCGAGTACCGTAACAAGACTAGTTGATATGGGCATAGAACACTTCTTGATTTCTTCTTCCTTGATTCTCGTCGTAGCACAAAGACTTGCAAGAAAAATATGTCCAAAGTGTAAAGAACCTTACCAGTATCCTCCGGAAGTCCTAAGAGAAGTTGGATTCTCGGAAGAGGAAATACTCAAGATACAAACATACAAGGGAAAAGGTTGTGATCACTGTGGAGGAAGTGGATACAAAGGAAGGGTTGCCCTTTACGAAGTTCTCGAGATGACCCCAAAACTTAGAGAAGCTGTGATAAAGGGTAAAAACACCGATGAGCTTAGAGAGATTGCAAGGGCAGAGGGAATGAGAACTTTAAGAGAGATAGGCTTGATAAAAATAGCCAAAGGTGTTACAACTCCTGAAGAAGTCCTAAGGGTAACAAGGGATACGTAA
- the aroD gene encoding type I 3-dehydroquinate dehydratase codes for MRIGTVELGKKPRVIVALNEANLKENLEKARTLKIDLVEARIDLLSEISKDSIKKFLNAVADYGFYTVSTLRPTWEGGKFKGSEEERLKLFETIVKHPATGAVDIELRAEILPKVKELVKKERKVLIISYHDFEKTPESSEIEEIFKKAVEKGADIVKLAFTGKTKEDVAKVCCTLSKLSHPKIFMVMGEEGKFTRVIGFSFGSLLTYTFFGEPVAPGQIEAEKLLKLINEFYPSSGLR; via the coding sequence ATGAGGATAGGAACGGTTGAACTTGGAAAAAAACCGAGAGTCATAGTTGCCTTAAACGAGGCTAACCTAAAGGAAAACTTAGAGAAAGCAAGAACTTTAAAAATTGATCTTGTAGAAGCAAGGATAGATCTTCTCTCTGAAATCTCTAAAGATTCAATAAAGAAGTTTTTAAACGCAGTTGCAGACTACGGCTTTTACACTGTTTCTACATTAAGACCAACTTGGGAAGGTGGAAAGTTTAAAGGTAGCGAAGAAGAAAGACTAAAGCTTTTTGAGACGATAGTTAAACATCCAGCTACAGGTGCAGTTGATATAGAACTGCGAGCAGAGATTTTGCCTAAAGTTAAAGAACTTGTTAAAAAAGAGAGGAAAGTTCTGATAATCTCTTACCACGATTTTGAGAAAACGCCAGAAAGTTCAGAAATAGAAGAAATTTTCAAGAAAGCAGTAGAAAAAGGTGCAGATATCGTAAAACTTGCTTTTACAGGAAAAACTAAAGAAGATGTAGCAAAGGTTTGCTGCACTCTCTCAAAGCTTAGCCATCCAAAAATCTTTATGGTAATGGGAGAAGAAGGAAAATTTACAAGAGTTATAGGTTTTTCTTTTGGTTCTCTACTTACCTACACATTTTTTGGTGAACCCGTTGCTCCAGGGCAGATAGAAGCAGAAAAGTTATTAAAATTAATAAACGAGTTTTATCCATCATCGGGACTAAGATGA
- a CDS encoding cytochrome C biogenesis protein — translation MSENSFTFATAILYILSTLHYLLFLILGKDKLATVGLYAARIGFLTNLIAIIFLLKSESHSLFTEKGAFSLFGIGIVSIFLYFVSKHKLPLSGAFLMPWAGISLVIASISSGIPKDTFPVGIVGITHIISAFLGYSAFIFSAVISLIYIIFERNLKKKKFSLFYHKTPSLTLLESIVYHSLTVGFTFITIS, via the coding sequence ATGAGCGAGAACTCTTTTACTTTTGCAACTGCTATTTTGTACATCCTTTCAACTCTACATTACCTTCTTTTCCTTATTTTAGGAAAGGATAAACTTGCAACCGTTGGTCTCTACGCTGCACGAATAGGTTTCTTAACAAACTTAATAGCAATAATTTTTCTTTTAAAGTCGGAAAGCCATTCTCTATTTACAGAAAAAGGAGCTTTCTCCCTTTTTGGAATAGGTATAGTTTCCATCTTTCTTTACTTTGTTAGTAAGCACAAGCTTCCTTTATCCGGTGCCTTTTTAATGCCTTGGGCAGGTATTTCATTGGTCATAGCTTCAATATCCTCAGGAATTCCCAAAGATACCTTTCCTGTAGGAATTGTCGGAATTACTCACATAATATCTGCATTCTTAGGGTACAGTGCTTTCATCTTTTCAGCTGTAATTTCTCTAATCTACATCATATTTGAGAGAAACTTGAAAAAAAAGAAGTTTTCACTCTTTTACCACAAGACTCCTTCTTTAACTCTTCTTGAATCGATTGTTTACCACTCTTTAACGGTAGGTTTTACTTTTATAACCATATCCA
- a CDS encoding bacterio-opsin activator: protein MVIQVQPKEVDYDSLALRVFLKALEIIGGPRKIFEYRNLTWIPSLMEAAYAVVLKEEAFKTDEEIAEFIGITKQTVKNMLSADPDIVLKKLSGELESKEIKVHTAGGLAKLAYKEVKEGRDFVPFVISLCETYVSKLLGIAWPVEVLTAIKGMDFPIEEDKKEMLKERLSGINVKGTSAVSLVEKMEFPIKNPADLLHKLKEAAERT from the coding sequence ATGGTTATCCAAGTTCAACCTAAAGAGGTAGACTACGACTCCTTGGCTTTAAGAGTTTTCTTGAAAGCTTTAGAGATAATAGGGGGGCCAAGAAAGATTTTTGAGTATAGAAATCTTACCTGGATTCCAAGCCTCATGGAAGCTGCTTACGCTGTTGTCTTAAAAGAAGAAGCTTTTAAAACAGATGAAGAAATAGCTGAGTTTATAGGAATTACCAAACAAACGGTTAAAAATATGCTTTCAGCAGATCCAGATATTGTTCTGAAAAAACTTTCTGGAGAACTTGAAAGTAAAGAGATCAAAGTTCATACAGCTGGAGGTCTTGCAAAGCTCGCCTATAAAGAAGTAAAGGAAGGAAGAGACTTTGTTCCATTTGTAATTTCTTTGTGTGAAACCTACGTTTCTAAGCTCCTTGGTATTGCATGGCCAGTAGAGGTCCTAACAGCAATAAAGGGAATGGACTTTCCAATAGAAGAAGATAAGAAGGAAATGCTGAAGGAAAGACTATCTGGAATAAACGTCAAAGGTACTTCAGCCGTTTCACTTGTAGAGAAGATGGAATTTCCAATCAAAAACCCTGCAGATCTTCTCCACAAGTTGAAAGAAGCAGCTGAAAGAACATAG
- a CDS encoding DUF190 domain-containing protein, giving the protein MKEISKKKLLRIFISSEDKFKDKPLWEYILQLVKEEGLAGATVLKAVAGIGRHSELHTFNIFRLSQNLPVVVEIIDEENKIRNFIKTLDGIIEEGLLVLEDVEVIVYKHRSENEDRNG; this is encoded by the coding sequence ATGAAAGAGATTTCTAAAAAGAAACTTCTGAGAATTTTTATAAGTTCAGAAGACAAATTTAAAGATAAACCCTTATGGGAATATATACTCCAGCTTGTTAAAGAAGAAGGTTTAGCGGGAGCTACAGTTTTAAAGGCTGTTGCAGGAATAGGAAGACACTCCGAACTTCATACTTTTAATATTTTTCGTCTTTCTCAGAACTTACCAGTAGTTGTGGAAATTATTGACGAAGAAAATAAAATAAGAAACTTCATAAAAACTTTAGATGGAATAATAGAAGAAGGACTCCTCGTTCTTGAAGATGTAGAAGTAATTGTTTATAAACACAGGAGTGAAAATGAGGATAGGAACGGTTGA
- a CDS encoding beta-ketoacyl synthase N-terminal-like domain-containing protein, producing the protein MRRVVITGIGVVSPVGSDVKTFWENITAGKSGIGKITKFDASEFPVQIAGEVKDFDPLEYFEKKEIRKT; encoded by the coding sequence ATGAGAAGGGTTGTTATTACAGGTATTGGAGTTGTTTCTCCAGTTGGAAGTGATGTAAAAACTTTTTGGGAAAACATAACAGCCGGAAAATCTGGAATAGGAAAAATAACAAAGTTTGATGCTTCAGAATTTCCAGTTCAGATAGCAGGTGAAGTTAAAGATTTTGATCCTCTTGAATATTTTGAGAAAAAAGAAATTAGAAAAACAGA